Within the Gossypium raimondii isolate GPD5lz chromosome 12, ASM2569854v1, whole genome shotgun sequence genome, the region TGTCGCCTCATTTCatataaatggcttaatttcattttagcccttttacttttttaatctataattagactttcactctttattcgatttgatccttttttcctaattattcttaattagactaaattcacctaattgaTACCTAATTAAACATACAACTAGTctcgtaaatatttctaataattattttcaaactcagtttactaagatggaggcccgatattatacttttccgatgcccgtaaattttgggtcattacaatgTTGATATTTGTTCAAATAGCAActttagataataaaaaatgtcGTTAAACCTCTCGGTTAAGTAACAAACTCTACAATCTCAAGAATTAATGTCATTAAGAAGGTCCATTCGAGAAGAGGGTATAATGGCTTTAGTGGCATATATTGACATTGAGCTACATTAGATGAATGTCAAGATTGTGTTTCTCAATGATAACATTGATGAGACGATTTATATGGTGATACCAAAAAACTTTGTGCTCAGTAGTACAAAACCAATGGTTtgcaaattaaagaaatttatatatctATGGGCTTAAGCAAGTCTCTCATTAGTGGTATCACAATATTTACCAAGTGATTATCTCATTCAGTTTCAAGATGGCTTTAGATAATGATTGTATATATCACAAGTTCAGTAAGATTATGAATAATCCCAATCAATGccccaaaaatgattttgagattatgaaaatgtataagATTCCCTACATTTTAGCTGTGGGAAGTCTAACGTATATGTTCAAGTTTGTACACATTTAGACATTGTGTACATTATTGGGATGTTGTGTAAATATTTGAGCAATTCAAATATGTATCATTGGAAAGCAACTAAACGATTTATACATTATCTTCAGAAAACAAAACATTACATGCTCACATAGCAAAAGTTTGATAAGTTAGAGATCGTCAGGTATACAAACTCTGATCTTATGGAATATGGATGCAAAATTTTGTTGTGAATGTGCAAATTGTgacaataaataaatgatagtCTTTTATTCCAATAACAATAGAAGCACGGCAAAGTCAAAGCACAAATACTTTAAATTTCTAGCTGTTAAAGTAAAAATTCAAAGTGATCAGGTGTTTATAAAACATATTGGGACAAACTTTATGATTGCAGATCCGCTTATTAAGGGAATAATAGGAGCACATCAAAGTCAAAGCACAAATACTTTAAATTTCTGGCTGTTAAAGTAAAAATTCAAAGTGATCAAGTGTTTATAAAACATATTGGGACAAATCTATGATTGCAGATCCGTTTATTAAGGGATTACCACCCAAGGTTTTGATGAACGCATTGTTCATATGGGTGTAATgtcatttcaaaatatttgattttagtgagagtttgtaattttaaatgtttttgttaTAGGCACATTTTCAGTTATTTCGatttacaatttttaagattattttctacagaaataaagtttatttggtttattcacactTTGATTTTGGTAAGTTTTGATCTCACTAAGGTTTAATAAGGATCACTTGAAAATAGACATGTTTAGATCACGTCGcatgtaatttccatgctaCACATTCATACTTGATTTATGTCATTTGCTTGTGTTAATATATGGGATCATGGATGGATTTAGTTACGATATATGTAACGAAAGTTGTTCTGGTTTTGtgttaacataatttaatgaaTGAGATTGTTCGGAACACATTTTGTATATGATAGTAAAGTTTTGAGCTCATAAAGTTATATAACAACATGTAATTATAaagtaattagtatatatatgtggccCGGTGAGAGATTGTTGGATAATAGGGCATCCcatagatataataataaaattacacattatttactatcataaaattagcccaaattaaaagtgatttaatttggttaaagtttattttgatttaattattaaataaagaattgaaatttaatgttcaaaagttatatattaggaTTATGATCCCCAAATTACAAATatgtaacttttaaatatatctaTCTTTAAAAAGAGAATTACCATTCTCtgaaataatgttaatttgaaagatgaaaatgaTTCAGCTACGCTTCTATATTTAGTTTgctcttaatttattttggatgatttaCATAACAAATCTTAATTTACAGTTTTAAATCTTATATCAAAGTTTCACTGTTCTAACAGAATCTCCATAGCCTAATCATTTACATAATggattattaataaaaaagttaCCGAGTGGAGAAGTCGTCATCATCATGGTTGATTTCACTCTTTCTGAAATTccctttcatttcttcttcGAAAACATGGGGAAAAGCTTCTTCTCCAACTCTAATAAGCTGAAATTTcatcattaaaattatcaaataaatttgcatatgttaaaatttgaactcAAATCTCTTGAATATATCTTTAAAAGTTACTTGCATGAGCAACTCCAGTTCATGgcaaaaagattttaaaagaaaatcattaaGTTCGAACTAGAAAcggaagaataaaataaatgatccTCATATCTCATATTTGCGTAAAGCTTCATTTCGTTTTGCTATGTAGAGGTCACTGTCTTTAGGTATATTGTTCAAAGGATTGCCTGGATAACATGAAACAAAGGCGTATAAGTCCCAAGTGATGGATAAAAGAAAGTATTAAACTAGCATTATAACAGTAATAGAAGAATATATCAACATCTCTGAGATTAACGAATTGGACATAAGTATCTCATATCTAACAACAAGAGGGAAACATAATGTAAATGTCAAAACAAGTAATGAGCTATAGATAATGCAAAGAAATTCTATACTATTTtgactcttcaaattttttatatgggTATAGGAATATGATTCTCTAAGAGCCTCTtgaatatatgaaaaagaaaaactctttaaaaaaacaaacgtTCCATGTAGGGCACAAATATATTTAGCACTCACACCTGAGTTTGAGTAACATAGCTGAAGATTATCCTTGAACTGGTATTACATTCTCGCTGTTTGCttgtttttcatgaaatttatttgaCAAAAACGCAAAGGAAGAAGCAAAGTGTAAAAGCAACAAGCAGCTAAACCTTCAAAAAGTGCATCCCATGGAAACATATaacaagaagaaggaaaaatatGAGATCTGGGCAAGCTGAAAACTTAGAAgctaaaaatcaaaatgaccATTAAACCTCATCAACACAGAGAACAACACAGGTATTTTTTGAAGattaggaaaagagaaaacaatAGCCACAAACAACTTAAAGCTCATGGTTATCGAAAAGAATACCAGAGAGGGACACTAGAACATCCCACTAAAATCACTCCATTGATATTGAACATCCAAAGCTTCCTAAAAATCATAAGTAGACATACTTAGCAGTGCTGCTGGCTTTTTTGCAAAATCCTTCTGAACTTTCAATGTAGTTCCGTTATTCGAGGGCTGCAAACTAACCTGTTCAAGGAAGTATCACCATTCAGAAGTAGTATGAAAGCAGAGAAGTATCAATTAATGAAATTGGgtaaaaagtaaatgaaatggcAGGATAAATAACACAGAATGCAAACACTTTTACCAGAACACAAATACCAACTAAACTAAACATTCGCTTATCAAACACAAGAAGACCAAACATCCAAATTTGAAACATCAAACAGTTTCTACTTACAATTTAAAAGAACCATTACCTTCTTCTCCCTcctttttattatctttaaatgGCATTTCTTTATATAGTGCATCAAATGGTATTTGGAATGCCTAGAACACAATTGGTCCTTGACCTGCAGGTTCTCGTTTAACCAATCCGAGATATCTTTAGATTTGACTACTTCATCAGTATCCAATGATTCAAACCATGAGTATACTGGTATCTACTGATCAGTGCGCTGAAAACGAGCCGGCAGAAGATCAGGCTGGCTCGGTTCCTTTTCCTTTAATAAGAGACAAGAGAAAAAGGGTCAGATCATCCTATGTTACCTGAAACGCGGATCGGTCTGGTACAAGGAACAAAAACTAGAATCGTTAGAGGTAATCTTCTCCAATTCATTTAGTAGGAGCGAAATACGAATTACTAGAAAGCAACAAAATCCAATTCAAACGGGTCCCAGAATCAAGAGCTAAAAAAGAACCAAGTTTTTTTCTTCTGTCTTACAAGCATTGATTTTCCACCCATGTTTTGATCAATCTATTTGACAATCTTAACGATGTAAGAATACGAAATAATCAAGTAATAGTAAAAAGGACccagatttttctttttctgataTATATTTCTAGGATCATGTAAATGGAAACAGTATCCAAGCAATTAATACTTATACCAAGCTATCACAATTCCCAACCGTATATAACACGTAATGAAAAAGAATTCGCCGTAATAAATGCTGAAAGGGATTGGAAGAGAAATCAAAACCTGGGAGTGGGAGGGTAATCTCAAGTGATTTTGAATGGAGAGGAGTCGAGCGATGAGCTCAGATCGTGGCATGGATTGGAGGTCAGGTGGTAGCGAGCCAAAGTTGGAGTTGATCCACAATTCGACTTGGCTTATGTTCAGAGGTTTTGCTTCTGGGAATGCGTTCACCCAGGCTCGAGCCAATGTCTCCCATTCTAGCGTTTGTTCTGTTGTGTTCGACATCTCCTCAGTTGCCGTTGCCGCTAGATTGTATTAGGAGTAAAACGATACCGTTttgcttttctattttcttaaaaattctcACAATTATAAATTTGCTGTTCTTTCCTTTTGATTTGAAGTTTCTCCTTAAAAATTCAAGCGATATTATGCTCctaataatatagaaatatcaaGCGTTCCACAGACCAAATacaaatttaagttaatttatgttcaactaatttgtaatttttatttatattaagaaaGTTTATTAGAAGTCTAATCCCGcacttttttcataaaaaaaatacaaatttaacatattaaaatccGAAAGTCAAAACCTTTCTTATGTACATAAAAGAAAGCATCCCAtacattaaaagaaagaaaaaaagaatttctttTACCCATAATTGCATTTATGATTTAAATAGCAAAATGTTCAGCTTCCACAACTTCCTCCATTTCTCCAACACCGCCGTGGCCGCCGTCATCACCATTACCGCCTTCTTCCAACCACCTTTCAATCGGTCCACATTCCGCCTTATGTCTCAACTTCCAATCAAGCGCTTGGCAACCACGGGAGCAATAGTTCACGGTGCCGCAAACCGAGCATCTCCTAAACTCGTGAGCCCTTGTCTCGGGCCTCCCGCACCCTTTATGGGAACAAAGCCTTAGCCCCTGCCCCAACGCACCCCTCCCTGACTCGAACCATTCTTTTGAAAACACGTTCACCGGGTGGACCTCCGGTGCCGGCACATTGCACCCGAAATCACTCAATAACGGACAACCCGAACCCGCCTTGAAACTATAATGTTGATAATTTAAACGACGTTGGTGTTGTTGCTGGGGTTTTCGTTTGACTAAGGCGTTTAAAGACGACGCAAGTTCCCGCGCGTTGGCTCGGATGAGCAGCCGGCGTCCTTCGGCTATATGTTGGCGCACGCCGTAACCGTCTTGTAAGCAATGGCCAAGTTCACGCAGGGCGTCCACGTGGCCTAGGAAAGCGGCTCTCGCGCATAAGGCTACTCCGGCACGGAGATCCTTGTCGTTCTTCGAACCACCGCTTCCGTTGAATTGAATGACTCCGAGAGAGTACAGAGCTGGCGCGTGGGATTTGATTGCTGCTTTAGCCAGTAACGACGCTCCGCTTCCTCTGTTTTGTAAGCAGTAAAATTGGATCTGCAACGGCAACAAATTACGTTAAttagaaatgaattttataaataaataaaaaacagaagAAATTCGTACGAAATACGGACCATGCCGAGAGTGTAGCAAGCTTCAACGTTGCCGGCGTTAATGCAGTGTTTGAGAAAATGGT harbors:
- the LOC105762240 gene encoding LOW QUALITY PROTEIN: uncharacterized protein LOC105762240 (The sequence of the model RefSeq protein was modified relative to this genomic sequence to represent the inferred CDS: substituted 1 base at 1 genomic stop codon), whose protein sequence is MAATATEEMSNTTEQTLEWETLARAWVNAFPEAKPLNISQVELWINSNFGSLPPDLQSMPRSELIARLLSIQNHLRLPSHSQEKEPSQPDLLPARFQRTDQXIPVYSWFESLDTDEVVKSKDISDWLNENLQVKDQLCSRHSKYHLMHYIKKCHLKIIKRREKKVSLQPSNNGTTLKVQKDFAKKPAALLSNPLNNIPKDSDLYIAKRNEALRKYEI
- the LOC105764789 gene encoding F-box protein At5g50450, with product MLQRKKQRISRKFTDKSDLFDGLPEDLVISILSKLASSASSPSDFINILVTCKRLNRLALHPLVLSKAGSKALAVKARNWCDSAHHFLKHCINAGNVEACYTLGMIQFYCLQNRGSGASLLAKAAIKSHAPALYSLGVIQFNGSGGSKNDKDLRAGVALCARAAFLGHVDALRELGHCLQDGYGVRQHIAEGRRLLIRANARELASSLNALVKRKPQQQHQRRLNYQHYSFKAGSGCPLLSDFGCNVPAPEVHPVNVFSKEWFESGRGALGQGLRLCSHKGCGRPETRAHEFRRCSVCGTVNYCSRGCQALDWKLRHKAECGPIERWLEEGGNGDDGGHGGVGEMEEVVEAEHFAI